A window from Gemmatimonadales bacterium encodes these proteins:
- a CDS encoding ligase-associated DNA damage response exonuclease — translation MATLLRLTDHGLYCEAGDFHVDPWGAVPRAVVTHAHGDHVAWGCGSYLTTTSGLPPLRARLDRDARIRALAYGEAIVINGVRVSLHPAGHILGSAQVRMEYQGEVWVVSGDYKIDPDPTCAAFEPVRCHTFVTESTFGLPIYRWPPQQEVFAEINAWWRANQRAGKATLLFAYALGKAQRLLAGLDPSLGPIFTHGAVERMTQAYLAAGVQLPLTTHAATVERGADWSQALVLAPPSADGSPWTRRFGNQATGFASGWMLVRGARRRGALDRGFALSDHVDWPGLMAAIDATGASRIWVTHGYSSVVVRWLRERGLEAHLVQTRFEGERDDEERDADAAVASPEYP, via the coding sequence GTGGCCACGCTGCTCCGCCTGACCGATCACGGCCTCTATTGCGAGGCCGGCGACTTTCACGTCGACCCGTGGGGCGCGGTGCCTCGCGCCGTGGTGACGCACGCGCACGGCGACCACGTGGCCTGGGGATGTGGCTCCTATCTGACCACCACCTCCGGCCTGCCGCCGCTCCGCGCCCGGCTCGACCGGGATGCTCGGATCCGCGCACTCGCCTACGGCGAAGCCATCGTGATCAATGGCGTCCGCGTGTCGCTGCATCCCGCGGGGCACATTCTCGGATCGGCCCAGGTCCGGATGGAATACCAGGGCGAGGTCTGGGTCGTCTCGGGAGACTACAAGATCGACCCCGACCCGACCTGCGCCGCGTTCGAGCCGGTGCGCTGCCACACCTTCGTCACCGAGTCGACCTTCGGCCTGCCAATCTACCGCTGGCCGCCGCAGCAGGAGGTATTCGCCGAGATCAACGCCTGGTGGCGCGCCAACCAGCGCGCGGGCAAGGCCACGCTGCTCTTCGCGTACGCGCTGGGGAAGGCGCAGCGGCTGCTCGCCGGTCTCGATCCGTCGCTGGGGCCGATCTTCACCCATGGAGCGGTCGAGCGGATGACCCAGGCGTACTTGGCCGCCGGGGTCCAGCTTCCTCTCACTACCCACGCGGCCACGGTGGAGCGCGGCGCCGATTGGAGCCAGGCGCTCGTGCTCGCCCCACCGTCCGCTGACGGCTCTCCTTGGACCCGGCGATTCGGAAACCAGGCGACGGGCTTTGCCTCGGGCTGGATGCTGGTTCGCGGCGCCCGCCGGCGGGGCGCGCTCGATCGCGGATTCGCCTTGTCCGACCACGTGGATTGGCCCGGTCTAATGGCCGCGATCGACGCGACCGGCGCCTCGCGGATCTGGGTCACCCACGGTTACTCCAGCGTGGTGGTCCGCTGGCTGCGTGAGCGGGGCCTCGAAGCTCACCTGGTCCAGACTCGCTTCGAAGGCGAACGGGACGACGAGGAGCGCGACGCCGACGCGGCCGTGGCCTCGCCGGAGTACCCATGA
- a CDS encoding ATP-dependent DNA ligase, with translation MKAFARLYTALDETSATSGKVAALAEFFRSSPPGDAAWAIHFLIGRRPKRLVGSPRLRTWAAAEAGIPDWLFEESYHAVGDLAETVTLLLPDRESSADQPLAWWVEERLMTLRDQDESVQREMMLRAWRELDRWERYVWNKLITGSFRVGVSSGLVVRALAEVSGVEEGVIAHRLMGAWHPTPEFFQRLVATDTRDADVSRPYPFYLAYPLEDDPALLGDPAEWMAEWKWDGIRAQLVRRTGRTFLWSRGEELLSGRFPEVEQAAALLPDGTVLDGELLPWAEGGPLPFAQLQRRIGRTTLGAKILAEVPVALVAYDLLEESGEDLRALGFRERRRRLARLLEHIPSAGRLMLSPVIPAETWAELAGARRRAREVGAEGLMLKRLESAYGVGRRRGDWWKWKVEALSVDAVLIYAQPGSGRRAGLFTDYTFGIWDGDRLVPFAKAYTGLSDEEIRRVDAFVRRNTLEKFGPVRTVKPELVFELAFEGIQRSSRHKSGVAVRFPRMARWRDDKRPEQADTIETVRALLGPGGGQ, from the coding sequence ATGAAAGCCTTCGCCCGGCTCTACACGGCGCTCGACGAGACCAGCGCGACCAGCGGCAAGGTGGCGGCGCTCGCCGAGTTCTTTCGTAGCTCGCCGCCGGGCGACGCGGCCTGGGCGATCCATTTTCTGATCGGCCGCCGCCCCAAGCGGCTGGTCGGGTCTCCCCGCCTCCGGACCTGGGCCGCGGCAGAGGCGGGAATTCCCGACTGGCTCTTCGAGGAGAGCTACCACGCCGTGGGCGATCTGGCGGAGACCGTGACCCTGCTGCTGCCCGATCGGGAGAGCTCCGCCGACCAGCCGCTCGCATGGTGGGTCGAGGAGCGGTTGATGACGCTGCGCGATCAGGACGAATCGGTGCAGCGCGAGATGATGCTGCGGGCCTGGCGAGAGCTCGACCGCTGGGAGCGCTACGTGTGGAACAAGCTGATCACCGGCAGCTTCCGCGTGGGGGTGTCTTCGGGGCTGGTGGTCCGAGCCCTGGCGGAGGTGAGCGGGGTGGAAGAGGGCGTGATCGCCCACCGGCTGATGGGAGCATGGCATCCGACCCCAGAGTTCTTCCAGCGGCTGGTGGCCACCGACACCCGCGACGCCGACGTGAGCCGGCCCTATCCCTTCTATCTCGCGTACCCACTGGAGGACGATCCGGCCCTCCTGGGTGATCCCGCGGAATGGATGGCGGAGTGGAAATGGGACGGCATCCGTGCCCAGCTCGTCCGCCGCACGGGCCGCACATTCCTTTGGTCCCGGGGCGAGGAGCTTCTGAGCGGCCGCTTTCCCGAGGTGGAGCAAGCGGCCGCGCTGCTGCCGGACGGGACGGTGCTCGACGGCGAGCTCCTCCCCTGGGCAGAGGGCGGGCCGCTCCCCTTCGCACAGCTGCAGCGCCGGATCGGGCGGACCACGCTCGGCGCCAAGATTCTGGCGGAGGTGCCGGTGGCACTGGTCGCCTACGACCTGCTGGAGGAGTCGGGCGAGGATCTCCGGGCGCTTGGGTTTCGGGAGCGCCGCCGCCGTCTCGCCAGGCTCCTGGAGCACATTCCCTCCGCGGGGCGACTGATGTTGTCACCAGTCATCCCGGCGGAGACCTGGGCCGAGTTGGCGGGGGCGCGGAGACGCGCCCGGGAGGTGGGAGCGGAGGGGTTGATGCTCAAGCGCCTGGAGAGCGCCTACGGCGTCGGCCGCCGCCGGGGCGATTGGTGGAAATGGAAGGTCGAGGCGCTCAGCGTGGACGCCGTGCTGATCTACGCCCAGCCGGGGAGCGGCCGGCGGGCCGGCCTCTTCACCGACTACACCTTCGGCATCTGGGATGGAGACCGGCTGGTGCCGTTCGCCAAAGCCTACACCGGGCTCAGCGACGAGGAGATCCGCCGGGTGGACGCCTTCGTCCGGCGGAATACGCTGGAGAAATTCGGCCCCGTGCGTACGGTCAAGCCCGAGCTGGTGTTCGAGCTCGCGTTCGAGGGCATTCAGCGCTCCAGCCGGCACAAGTCGGGCGTCGCGGTCCGGTTTCCCCGGATGGCTCGCTGGCGTGACGACAAGCGGCCGGAGCAGGCGGACACGATCGAAACGGTGCGGGCGCTGCTGGGGCCGGGCGGCGGACAGTAG
- a CDS encoding 2OG-Fe dioxygenase family protein, with protein MGARLLAPMQLRVPEPGFRIVPAAELRGLIGPEALADWAGFARSWNELDVDHFMADGGRYRRRRFGCFSVTASTIVRKPHQPHYQERAYNSLNGGIERWFEPVTDLIAAHPITQRILAICRSAFAASTQGPVPDRWHVEMHQFRIEPDGAHEGKPTPEGMHRDGVDWVLVTLVARRNVAGGVTAIGDEQQRPLGTFELREPLDAVLLDDRRVWHGVTPLKVSIAGQPAYRDALVVTFRAEPPATP; from the coding sequence ATGGGCGCGCGACTGTTGGCACCGATGCAGCTTCGCGTGCCGGAGCCGGGATTTCGCATCGTGCCGGCCGCCGAGCTGCGGGGGCTCATTGGTCCGGAAGCGCTGGCCGATTGGGCTGGGTTCGCCAGGAGCTGGAACGAGCTGGACGTCGATCATTTCATGGCGGATGGCGGTCGCTATCGCCGGCGGCGGTTCGGCTGCTTCTCGGTCACGGCCTCGACCATCGTCCGCAAGCCGCACCAGCCCCACTATCAGGAGCGGGCCTACAATTCGTTGAACGGCGGCATCGAGCGGTGGTTCGAGCCGGTCACCGACCTGATTGCTGCGCATCCGATCACCCAGCGGATCCTGGCGATCTGCCGCAGCGCGTTCGCCGCCTCGACCCAGGGCCCGGTGCCCGACCGCTGGCACGTCGAGATGCACCAGTTCCGGATCGAGCCCGACGGGGCGCACGAAGGGAAGCCGACGCCCGAGGGAATGCATCGCGACGGCGTCGACTGGGTGCTGGTGACGCTGGTGGCGCGCCGCAACGTCGCCGGCGGTGTCACCGCGATCGGCGACGAGCAGCAACGGCCGCTCGGCACGTTCGAGCTGCGGGAGCCGCTCGACGCGGTGCTCCTCGATGACCGGCGGGTCTGGCATGGGGTCACCCCGCTGAAGGTGAGCATCGCCGGGCAGCCCGCCTACCGAGACGCCCTGGTGGTCACGTTCCGCGCGGAGCCCCCGGCCACGCCGTAA
- a CDS encoding aminotransferase class V-fold PLP-dependent enzyme, with protein sequence MRANDSATAAVRKALPHPVPLRDLLLDAAQRGIRYRESLETRPVAPSPAALAGLDRLRHPLPATGTDPRQVLALLDEVASPATIATAGGRYFGFVNGSSLPVTIASNWLATAWDQNCALHSMSPATAVIEEIALQWTVELLRLPPECGGALVTGATMANFTALAAARHAILRRAGWDADNDGLFGAPPITAVVGGEVHSTVVRVLGLLGLGRNRVVRLPVDGQGRIRPGAFPPLDSPAIVCIQAGNVNTGAFDPAREICAWAHEAGAWVHVDGAFGLWARAVPSLDRLVDGLDHADSWATDGHKWLNVPYDCGIALVRDQSSLRAAMAMSAAYLPPSGIRDPMHYSPDGSRRARGVDVWAAYQQLGRQGVADLVERCCRHAARIAQLLREAGQEVLNEVELNQVLVAFGDEAETRRVIARLQSDGVCWCGGTRWQGREAMRISVSSWATTDADVEQSVAAILRAAG encoded by the coding sequence ATGAGAGCCAACGATAGCGCTACTGCGGCGGTTAGGAAAGCGCTTCCCCATCCGGTGCCGCTCCGGGACCTCCTGCTGGACGCCGCACAGCGCGGCATCCGCTACCGCGAATCGCTCGAGACCCGCCCGGTCGCGCCGAGCCCGGCCGCGCTCGCCGGGCTCGACCGCCTGCGACACCCACTCCCGGCCACCGGCACCGATCCCCGGCAGGTGCTGGCGCTGCTCGACGAGGTGGCCTCGCCGGCCACGATCGCCACGGCCGGTGGCCGATACTTCGGCTTCGTGAACGGCAGCTCGTTGCCGGTCACGATCGCCTCCAACTGGCTCGCCACGGCGTGGGACCAGAACTGCGCCCTCCACAGCATGTCGCCCGCCACCGCGGTCATCGAAGAGATCGCGCTGCAATGGACGGTGGAGCTGCTCCGCCTCCCGCCCGAGTGCGGGGGCGCCCTCGTCACCGGCGCCACCATGGCGAACTTCACGGCTCTCGCCGCCGCACGGCACGCCATCTTGCGCCGGGCCGGATGGGACGCCGACAACGATGGCCTGTTCGGCGCGCCTCCGATCACGGCGGTGGTCGGCGGTGAGGTGCACTCCACGGTTGTTCGGGTGCTCGGCCTCCTGGGCCTCGGCCGGAATCGCGTCGTCCGGCTCCCGGTCGACGGCCAGGGCCGGATCCGGCCCGGGGCCTTCCCCCCGCTCGATAGTCCCGCGATCGTCTGCATCCAGGCGGGCAACGTCAACACCGGGGCGTTCGATCCGGCACGGGAGATCTGCGCCTGGGCCCATGAGGCGGGCGCCTGGGTGCACGTCGACGGTGCGTTTGGGCTCTGGGCCCGGGCGGTGCCGTCGCTCGATCGCCTGGTCGACGGCCTCGACCATGCCGATTCCTGGGCCACCGACGGTCACAAGTGGCTCAACGTTCCCTACGACTGCGGCATCGCGCTGGTGCGAGACCAGTCGTCGCTCCGCGCGGCCATGGCGATGAGCGCGGCCTATCTTCCGCCCTCGGGCATTCGCGATCCGATGCACTACTCCCCAGACGGCTCCCGGCGGGCCCGCGGCGTCGACGTGTGGGCCGCGTATCAGCAGCTCGGCCGCCAGGGCGTGGCCGACCTGGTGGAGCGGTGCTGCCGGCACGCCGCCCGAATCGCCCAGCTGCTGCGTGAGGCCGGTCAGGAGGTGCTGAACGAGGTGGAGCTGAATCAGGTGCTGGTGGCCTTCGGCGACGAAGCCGAGACCCGGCGGGTCATCGCCCGGCTGCAGAGCGACGGCGTCTGCTGGTGTGGCGGCACCCGATGGCAGGGGCGGGAAGCGATGCGCATCAGCGTGTCGTCGTGGGCTACCACCGACGCCGACGTCGAACAGTCGGTTGCGGCGATCCTGCGAGCCGCCGGCTGA
- a CDS encoding PLP-dependent aminotransferase family protein yields MSRLVQLLRRDIARLEPGKRLPSVRTLMARHQVSPVTVRHAVATLVNEGLIDARPGHGTFIAERSVAPAAVDFGWQALALGPARVAVDAIEAILTPPSAGSVNLAGGYPSEDLQALSLVATAMARAARRPGVWGRMPLEGIEPLRAWFAQQIGDPITPREVLICPGSQAAITTAFGALANPGAPVLVESPTYLGAMVSARAAGLELVPVPTDRDGVIPDLLARAFARTGARLFYAQPTFANPTGASLSVERRRQVLDVVASAGALLIEDDWCRDLSLEPNPPRPLIRNDPHGHCVYLRSLTKSAAPGLRIGAICARGAALTRLGASRAISDFFVPGPIQEAALEVVTSPAWPRHLRALRAALAERRDRMAAGVRQHFGEASLALVPAGGIHMWVRLPDKVDDVELARRAAAARILVSPGRHWFPAEATGSFLRMSYASASPEALGRAVATVGQLAARMA; encoded by the coding sequence ATGTCCCGGTTGGTGCAACTGCTCCGGCGCGACATCGCCCGGCTGGAGCCGGGCAAGCGGCTGCCCTCGGTCCGGACGCTGATGGCCCGGCACCAGGTCAGCCCGGTCACCGTGCGCCACGCGGTCGCCACGCTGGTCAACGAGGGACTCATCGACGCGCGGCCTGGCCATGGGACCTTCATCGCCGAGCGTTCTGTGGCACCGGCGGCCGTGGACTTCGGGTGGCAGGCGCTGGCCCTCGGTCCGGCCCGCGTCGCAGTCGACGCCATCGAAGCGATCCTGACTCCGCCGAGTGCGGGATCGGTCAACCTGGCCGGCGGCTATCCCTCGGAGGATCTGCAGGCGCTGTCGCTCGTGGCCACCGCGATGGCCCGCGCCGCCCGCCGGCCCGGCGTCTGGGGCCGGATGCCGCTCGAAGGCATCGAGCCGCTCCGGGCCTGGTTCGCCCAACAGATTGGCGACCCGATCACCCCGCGCGAGGTCCTGATCTGTCCCGGGTCACAGGCCGCGATCACGACCGCCTTCGGCGCGCTCGCCAATCCCGGAGCGCCCGTGCTGGTCGAATCACCGACCTACCTGGGCGCCATGGTGTCGGCCCGGGCCGCGGGGCTCGAGCTCGTGCCCGTCCCGACCGATCGCGACGGGGTCATCCCCGACCTCCTCGCACGAGCCTTCGCCCGTACGGGCGCCCGGCTCTTCTATGCCCAGCCCACGTTCGCGAATCCCACCGGCGCGTCGCTCTCGGTGGAGCGGCGTCGGCAGGTGCTGGACGTGGTTGCGTCGGCCGGCGCGCTCCTGATCGAGGACGACTGGTGCCGCGATTTGAGCCTGGAGCCCAACCCACCTCGGCCGCTGATCAGGAACGATCCCCACGGGCACTGCGTCTATCTTCGATCGCTCACCAAATCGGCAGCACCCGGGCTCCGGATCGGTGCCATCTGCGCCCGCGGCGCCGCGCTCACCCGGCTCGGCGCAAGCCGCGCCATCAGTGATTTCTTCGTGCCCGGTCCCATTCAGGAAGCCGCCCTCGAGGTGGTGACTTCCCCGGCGTGGCCCCGTCACCTGCGGGCGCTTCGGGCGGCGTTGGCCGAGCGCCGGGATCGAATGGCCGCCGGGGTCCGCCAGCATTTCGGGGAGGCCAGCCTGGCGCTGGTGCCGGCCGGAGGAATCCACATGTGGGTTCGGCTGCCGGATAAAGTGGACGACGTGGAGCTCGCCCGCCGAGCCGCCGCTGCCAGAATCCTGGTGAGCCCGGGCCGACACTGGTTCCCGGCGGAGGCGACGGGATCGTTCCTTCGGATGAGCTACGCGAGCGCCTCGCCCGAGGCGCTGGGGAGAGCGGTGGCGACGGTGGGCCAACTGGCGGCGCGGATGGCCTGA
- a CDS encoding ligase-associated DNA damage response DEXH box helicase, with translation MTSNRGGGSALAVDLRRARAARRRAERALTPPAAPAPRPRACPVECGGREPLECVREWFDLHDWTPFPFQETVWQAYLNGESGLVHAATGTGKTYAAWLGSVMEWLRDYPAPGRRKPAAPPLRVLWITPLRALAVDTEAALRAPVEDLGLPWTVETRTGDTPARIRTRQQQRLPTALITTPESLSLLLTREDAAQLFDHLELVVVDEWHELMASKRGVQTELDLARLRQFRPELRTLGLSATLGNLEVARDTLLGVDAEGAPRQGRIIPGLVPKALLVDALIPEAMERFPWSGQIGLRLLPDVVRAIEEGETSLVFTNTRATAELWYQALLAERPDWAGVMALHHGSLDRDTREWVEDGLRDGRLRCVVCTSTLDLGVDFTPVDRVLQVGSPKAVGRLIQRAGRSGHQPGSVSRLTCVPTNALELVDVAAARDALDAGSIEARRPVERPLDLLAQHAVTVALGGGFLPDELYHEVRTTRSYRDLTRPEWAWVLDFISRGGQALGAYPEYSKVVEREGRLVVESRAVALRHRLSIGTIVSESAMKVQYLRGRALGTVEESFIARLRPGDRFTFAGRVLEFVRVRGMVAYVRKTSRSSSGVPHWSGARMPISPELAAAVRDKLDQARRGIYRGAEMEAVRPILELQASWSRLPAPDELLVERVRTREGHHLFFYPVEGRLVHEGLAALFAYRIAQLGPISFTLAANDYGLELLSAERAPLDEALEAGLLSSSHLLHDIPASLNAAELARRQFREIARIAGLIFQGYPGVSKSVKQVQASSELLYDVFARYDPENLLLFQAHREVLERQLEQSRLARALDRIGSGRVTVVDVERPTPLAFPLLVDRAREQVSSEKLPDRIRRMMAPLERAAERVHFARGSRRGFRSGA, from the coding sequence GTGACATCCAATAGAGGCGGCGGCTCCGCGCTGGCGGTCGATCTGCGGCGGGCCCGTGCCGCACGGCGCCGGGCGGAGCGTGCATTGACGCCTCCCGCCGCCCCCGCGCCACGGCCACGGGCTTGTCCCGTCGAATGCGGCGGGCGAGAGCCGCTCGAGTGCGTCCGCGAGTGGTTCGACCTGCACGACTGGACGCCGTTCCCCTTTCAGGAGACTGTCTGGCAAGCCTACCTCAATGGTGAGAGCGGCCTGGTGCACGCTGCGACCGGCACCGGCAAGACCTACGCGGCATGGCTCGGGTCCGTGATGGAGTGGCTGCGGGACTACCCCGCGCCTGGCCGGCGGAAGCCGGCCGCTCCGCCCCTCCGAGTGCTCTGGATCACGCCGCTCCGGGCACTCGCGGTCGATACTGAGGCCGCGCTCCGCGCACCGGTCGAAGACCTCGGTCTTCCCTGGACGGTCGAGACCCGCACCGGCGACACCCCCGCGAGAATTCGCACACGCCAGCAGCAGCGGCTGCCGACAGCGCTCATCACCACGCCCGAGAGCCTGTCGCTCCTGCTTACCCGGGAGGACGCGGCCCAGCTCTTCGACCACCTGGAGCTCGTGGTGGTCGACGAGTGGCACGAGCTGATGGCCTCCAAGCGCGGAGTTCAGACCGAGCTCGACCTCGCCCGGCTGCGGCAGTTTCGACCGGAACTCCGCACTCTGGGGCTCTCCGCCACGCTGGGTAACCTGGAGGTCGCGCGCGACACGCTCCTGGGCGTCGACGCCGAGGGCGCGCCGAGGCAGGGACGGATCATCCCCGGGCTCGTGCCCAAGGCGCTGCTGGTCGATGCGCTGATCCCCGAGGCGATGGAGCGGTTCCCCTGGTCGGGTCAGATTGGCCTTCGCCTGCTGCCCGACGTGGTGCGCGCGATCGAGGAGGGGGAAACCTCGCTGGTGTTCACCAACACTCGCGCCACTGCGGAGCTCTGGTATCAGGCGCTGCTGGCCGAGCGTCCCGACTGGGCCGGCGTCATGGCGCTGCACCACGGCTCGCTGGACCGCGACACCCGCGAGTGGGTGGAGGATGGCCTCCGGGACGGCCGGCTCCGTTGCGTCGTGTGTACCTCCACGCTGGACCTCGGCGTGGATTTCACTCCCGTCGACCGGGTGCTGCAGGTCGGGAGCCCCAAGGCGGTCGGCCGGCTGATTCAACGGGCCGGACGGAGCGGCCATCAGCCAGGCTCGGTCAGCCGGCTCACCTGCGTCCCGACCAACGCCCTCGAGCTGGTCGACGTGGCGGCGGCTCGGGACGCGCTCGACGCCGGCTCGATCGAGGCACGCCGGCCGGTGGAACGCCCGCTCGACTTGCTTGCCCAGCACGCGGTGACGGTGGCGTTGGGCGGCGGCTTCCTGCCGGATGAGCTGTACCACGAAGTGCGCACCACCCGCTCCTATCGTGACCTGACCCGGCCGGAGTGGGCCTGGGTGCTCGACTTCATCTCCCGCGGCGGCCAGGCGCTCGGCGCCTATCCGGAGTACAGCAAGGTGGTCGAGCGCGAGGGCCGCCTGGTGGTCGAGAGCCGCGCGGTAGCCTTGCGGCACCGGCTGTCCATCGGGACCATCGTGAGCGAGAGCGCGATGAAGGTCCAGTACCTACGAGGCCGAGCGCTGGGCACCGTAGAGGAGTCGTTCATCGCCCGACTCCGCCCGGGGGATCGGTTCACCTTTGCCGGCCGCGTGCTTGAGTTCGTGCGGGTGCGCGGGATGGTGGCGTACGTCCGGAAGACCAGCCGGTCGAGCTCCGGCGTCCCCCATTGGTCCGGCGCCCGCATGCCGATCTCGCCCGAGCTGGCCGCCGCGGTTCGCGACAAGCTGGACCAGGCCCGGAGGGGGATCTACCGCGGCGCCGAGATGGAAGCAGTGCGCCCCATCCTCGAGCTGCAGGCCAGCTGGTCGCGCCTGCCTGCGCCCGACGAGCTGCTGGTCGAGCGGGTACGCACCCGCGAGGGTCACCATCTTTTCTTCTATCCAGTCGAGGGCCGGCTGGTGCACGAAGGGCTTGCCGCGCTCTTCGCCTACCGGATCGCTCAGCTCGGCCCCATCTCCTTCACTCTCGCGGCCAACGACTACGGGCTCGAGCTGCTGTCGGCCGAGCGGGCGCCGCTCGATGAGGCCCTGGAGGCCGGCCTCCTCTCCAGCTCACACCTGCTGCATGACATTCCGGCGAGCCTCAACGCCGCGGAGCTCGCGCGGCGGCAATTCCGCGAGATCGCCCGAATCGCGGGCCTCATTTTCCAAGGGTACCCCGGAGTCAGCAAGAGTGTGAAGCAGGTGCAGGCGTCGAGCGAGCTGCTCTATGACGTGTTCGCGCGATACGACCCAGAAAACCTGCTGCTCTTCCAGGCGCATCGCGAGGTCCTCGAGCGCCAGCTGGAGCAGAGCCGGCTGGCCCGGGCGCTGGATCGGATCGGGAGCGGTCGAGTCACCGTGGTCGACGTGGAGCGCCCCACGCCACTCGCGTTCCCGCTGCTGGTGGACCGAGCGCGGGAGCAGGTGAGCTCGGAGAAGCTGCCCGACCGAATCCGCCGGATGATGGCTCCGCTGGAGCGCGCGGCCGAGAGAGTCCACTTCGCGCGGGGCAGCCGCCGCGGATTCCGGAGCGGAGCATGA
- the pdeM gene encoding ligase-associated DNA damage response endonuclease PdeM, whose translation MSEVCLRLAGEEVALLPERALFWPRTRTLVAADLHWGKAATFRAAGIPVPEGSTHDDLTRLDSALVRTGAERLIVLGDLFHARAGRIATRTLAELREWRRGCEVEMLLIRGNHDRHAGDPPDDLRINCLNAPAFVPPFVLRHQPATSNEGYTLAGHLHPGLALAGPALQVERLPCFLLGPEVAILPAFGSFTGLSLLSPAPGDRAFVIAGDEVLALG comes from the coding sequence ATGAGCGAAGTCTGTCTCCGGCTCGCGGGCGAAGAGGTCGCGCTGTTGCCGGAGCGGGCGCTCTTCTGGCCTCGCACCCGAACCCTGGTCGCCGCGGATCTACATTGGGGCAAGGCCGCGACCTTTCGCGCGGCCGGCATCCCGGTGCCGGAAGGCTCCACCCACGACGATCTCACCCGTCTCGACTCGGCACTGGTCCGCACCGGGGCCGAGCGGCTGATCGTGCTGGGCGACCTGTTTCACGCCCGGGCAGGCCGGATCGCGACCCGCACGCTCGCCGAGCTCCGGGAGTGGCGGCGGGGATGCGAGGTCGAGATGCTGCTGATCCGGGGCAACCACGACCGCCACGCCGGCGATCCGCCCGACGACCTCCGGATCAACTGCCTCAACGCGCCGGCGTTCGTGCCGCCGTTTGTGCTTCGGCACCAGCCGGCGACCTCGAACGAAGGGTACACGCTCGCCGGACACCTGCATCCGGGCCTGGCGCTGGCCGGGCCCGCGCTGCAGGTGGAGCGGCTTCCCTGCTTTCTGTTGGGCCCTGAAGTCGCGATTCTCCCGGCATTCGGGAGCTTCACCGGCCTCTCCCTGCTGTCGCCGGCACCAGGGGACCGGGCGTTCGTCATCGCGGGAGACGAGGTACTGGCGCTCGGGTGA
- a CDS encoding GNAT family N-acetyltransferase, with protein sequence MVDMSVRTERLELSPLGLEAIEALLQGDAARLRELTGATFPRPVAPPPYMAEALPVVRDRLRAQPDEAPWWNWVIAERATRRAIGSVAFGGRPEANGSVLIGYAMYPAFEGLGYATEAVRAMIGWAFHHPEVKLVRALAPVWNTPALRVAENVGMRPVAADEDDDIGEVLVYAVSAPASVGSA encoded by the coding sequence ATGGTCGACATGTCAGTGCGCACCGAGCGCCTGGAGCTCTCGCCCCTGGGCCTCGAGGCGATCGAAGCGCTTCTGCAGGGTGATGCCGCGCGCCTGCGCGAGCTGACCGGCGCCACTTTCCCCCGTCCCGTCGCCCCCCCACCGTACATGGCCGAGGCGCTTCCGGTGGTCCGGGACCGGTTGCGGGCCCAACCGGACGAGGCCCCGTGGTGGAACTGGGTCATCGCCGAGCGCGCCACCAGGCGGGCGATCGGCTCGGTGGCCTTCGGAGGCAGGCCGGAGGCGAATGGGTCGGTGCTGATCGGCTACGCGATGTACCCGGCCTTCGAGGGTCTCGGCTACGCCACCGAGGCCGTCCGGGCGATGATCGGCTGGGCGTTCCACCATCCGGAGGTCAAGCTGGTGCGCGCGCTGGCGCCGGTGTGGAATACGCCTGCCCTCCGGGTGGCAGAGAACGTCGGGATGCGGCCGGTGGCCGCCGACGAGGACGACGATATCGGCGAGGTGCTGGTCTACGCCGTCAGCGCTCCAGCATCCGTCGGATCGGCCTGA